The window CATActttgagtaaattaatacttcatgtcatttttctaagtgttaaacaaaaccttagatATATCTGGTTTCTTGGATCAtatattttgggtaaattaatactttttattattttcctaagtattaaacagaatcttagtcatACTTGGCTTTTCGGACCACATGCTACTTTCTATTATTCGTTTAAGTATCAAATAGAACCAACCGTGCTAAATAGCAGAGACCTTCATGGTAGCAATTTGAGCTAATGGACATTCGTGggcatcacttaaagcatttgtAAGTATATCAAGTATATTGATTATCTATTTGAGAATTGATTGTCCCTCCAGTCCTTTAAACTTACTAATAAGTGAGGGATTAAGAGGAGTCAGACATGTATGGATACTCTACCATTGTGTATGTTTTTGGGAGTAAAAGATATGCCTTGTTGAGATTTCAACACATTATCATTTACAAAGATAGCTAAGTGAAATTGTGTCTCATTTTCATATTGGTTAAGTGTTAAATAAGATAGAAACCATATCAAGACTTGTATGAATATCATAAGAGTAAAGGAAATgttcataattttcattaatttaagcCTTAGAAAAAGGCAAATTAGTTACAAAAGATCAGATTGATTACAAATCTTGAACATAAacaacagttaaaaaaaaaaaaaaaaaagacaacttagggcttcatttttattacaagcTTGTCTTTCAAAGTCTTGCCAGGCTAGGTGGAGGCTGTCGTGGAGGATGCTGGACCCTTACCCCTGAGGTCCTCCTTGGTAGATATTGTAAGAGTTGCTAGAACAATCTCTATGTTGTGGGAGACCTCCTTTTCCTTGGATGGGTCCTTAGGGTTAGCTGGGGGCTGGATGGCATCATGGGCCACTTCCTTGGTCACCTCGGCTGGCTTCTCAGCTACCTCAAGCAGCTTTGCCTCCTTAGATGGGCTTTGGACTGAAGGAGGAGCTCTGGTTGGGCTCTCCTTCCTAGTATATGCCTCCTTGGAGCGCGACTGGCTGGAGGGTAGAACACACTTTCTGCTCTCCTAAAGGTAGAGAAGGCCTTAACCCTAGCTTGGTTGAGGGCCTCGTTCCACACTTGGAGGCAGTAGTACCTATACACCTCTGAGACCTCAGCCCTAAGGGTTTCTTCAGTCTCTGCCACTCCCACTTCATACCCATCTTGCTCCGCTTGATCCTTGGCCTTCTCGGCCTTCTTTAGTTTATTTGACAGAGTTTTTACTTGATCTTTGGCAGTGGCAAGATTGGCCTCGGCTTGGTAGAGTTGCTTGTGTTGGGCCCCAGCTTGCTTCTCTACCCCATCCAAGGCTGCCTCAACACTTTTCCTGTCTCTTTTAGCCTGGGTCAGCTTGGTGGTTAGCTCTTGGGACTTTTTATCCGCCACCCTAAAAGCCTCCACGGCAGTTATGCaccttgcttcttcatccttCATTATCCTATGAGAGGTGTTTACTATTTCCTCGGCTCTGTGTGCAGATTGGACAGccttttaaaagaaaacaaagaaatatatatatatatatatatatatataaatgaaggTTAGAGAAAACAAGGACAAgtatgaataataaaaaaaaaaaaagggagagagaaagagagagcagtTAGGAAACTAACTAGGGCAAGGTCCTTCTTCAAGCTAAGGAACACCTCGTGCTTCCTCATCGACCTTAGGTCGACCATGTCTTCTGGCAGTAACAAAGCCTGCTCCACAGTATCAGCTACATATCCTGCCCTCCCTTGTTGAAAATTTCTGAACAAGGCATCAGCAAGTAAGGGCACTTCATCTAGAATTAGGGCAAGAGTCTAGGCAGGGGTCCCAACTTGAGAATCACCCCTCCTATCTACTAGGGTCTGCGTTAGCCTAGCTTGCTTGGCACCCTTCTGGAGCTCGGCCTCCTTAGATAAGGGGCCCTTCCCTCCTTCCACCACTTCGTGGCCTTTttgatctctttttcttttgtgatcGACAGGGTTAGATCGAAGAGGTTGAGTGGGCGGAGGGGGAGGAAGCTTGGCATGAATGGTCTTCTCTGGCACCTTGCCCCCAACTTAGGACTCTATCACCTCCAGAAGACCAGCGTTGGGCTTAAGTTGTATCTCCATAGCTTCTGGAATAGAAGGATCTCCTTGCGTCTAGCTTACTTGGGAATGAGAAATCTCTGGGGATTCAGGTCGGTTGAAGACCTCGAAGTCGTCCTTGGATTCGTCCTCGGAATCAAGCACTTCAActgttttctccttttcttcttcttcattggtGGCTGGCTGAGAAAGGGGTTGCTTCATCCTCGCCCTTACATTCAAAGATTGGTTCTACTTTCAGTACACCCTGTGGTCCCGGACCTGGGTTGAGGAAGCCCGGCACAGCAACGTTGATCAAATGCAGGCGCGGGTCCTTTGCTTTGATTACGTACTTCGGCGCTTGGAAACTTGATGAGAGGGGGTTGTAGCCAAGTATCAAGTGTGCAACTCTTAATTGACCGTCACTATGAACAAACACCTCAGCCTTCAGTATCTTGTCTAAACTTGGTTGGTTGACAAGACTAAAATTGGGAACAACAGTGTTCTTATCTGCAAAATCATTTTGTAAACAAAAAACATCGTCAACAAAAAATGGcacaaataaaaggaaaaaatttaatTGCAAGCATAAACATAAGTAAATGGATACAAAACATATCAAGGGGAAAAGAGGAGACTTTCAAGTAATAAACCTAGACTTAAAGTCCCACTTGGTTTCCCTTCTCTCGTCGAGCAGGGGaggccatcgtgccactccCCTGAAACAATCAGAAAATCTTTATTCATGCCTTTGTTGGAGTCAGGGAGGCATGAAATGAGCCTAACCTCAGGGTACCTAGTTTTGAGGTAGTACCCCTGTCCTTTTAGGTGGTGAAGGTTATAGACCCAATTGACATCGTGATGGGTAAGGTTTAGGCCCATTTTCTCATTAAGGGTGTCTACGCTTCCtaaaatcctaaacatgtttggggcaCATTGGGTAAGGGCTAATCTATGAACCCTAAGGTAATCCCTAGTGAATGTgcccatggggattctcatctctctctctataaatCAATCATCGGGATTACTACTTCTCCCTCCTGCTTATTAGTGTGCCAGTCCCCCTCTGTATAATATCTAATGAAGACTCTTAGCAGGATCCTGTACTGAGCTTTAAAGCTCTTTATACCCTCCTCGGAGTCTACCAAATAGGCAAATCTACCCATACTTGAAGGAGGGATGAAGGTATTAAGATGGTAATGGGGAAAATAAGAAGGCCGAGGAGAAAAGGACACggtgaaaagaaaagtagaaggaAAAGTAAATGAAGAGGTTTAAAATAAAGACTTACATGAAGAAAGGAACTCTCCTCAAATTGGCTCTTGATATTTGTAAGGGCACAAGTGAAAGGAGTAAGTGCACGAGAGAAGTGAATGAGTGTTCGAACAATATTTGTATTAGAGAGAAGGACAAGTGGGAAAATTCCTACCCAAGTTCCAATAAAATCCCCAACCGTTGGATCTGCATCGTACCATAAAACATGGAGAACATGGAGCCGCAGAAATTTAATGAAGGCGCGTCTCAGATGCCAAAGCGTCAGGAGCATGCATTGGGCAATTAAAAAGATGCCTACGTAGATAGAGATGATGTGTAATAAGGTATGGGATAATTGTAATGATATTGAAATCCTCATTTCTGCCCGAGGAGCAAGAGAGGAGAatttcgaggggctattgtagggatgaTAGGCCCAATATTATATATTGGGCCGAGGGCCCGATCCGAGGATACCTAGTAGTCTGAGGACGGGTAAACACTATTATAGAAGTCGGCATTGGTGAATAAAGAAAGTGGTCTAGTCATGAGGGTCTAAGAAGGTGGTCCAAGGAAGAATGCTTCATCGATTAAGTAAAGCAAAGGTCAGAAGGTGCGGTCTGCCATCAAGAGTAATGTTCCGAGCAATTCCACTGATAAGGATAAGTATCAGGAAGGAATAGGACAAAGAGAAGTTacgaaatatctaagagaaagctgctattaccgcattgaatgctctgcagctaactctctggccgcattaatgaggaagtgatacctaaACAGTAATTTTCAGCATTACAGCTACTATCAAAGACTTTAAGAAGGTACTGATGGGATAAAGATCAACACCAGTAatctaatctacacgtggagggtgaAGATATAAGGGAGAAGAGAGTATAAAATAGAAGGGAGGCTTTGAGAGAAAGGGATCAGTGATTTaagaaaatactgtagcaattaGAACTGTATTTGCAATCAAATTCAAGaattatatacaagaactgatctccttggATTGTgtcgaggacgattttctttagataaaaccagtctatctttactttattgtcatttgaatccacTATAATTGTTACccaactcattagagcctagttttccaactcactctctacaaattcattgtattgggctctttagGACTGGATCCTTTTACCTTTTGGACTTAGGACTCAAATTGCGTCCTTACACAGTtaactttttaaacttttttctaTATTTCCTATGAAACTAATGAAAGGagtatcaaaacttttataaaattgttttttaacaaTTGTCCTAAAAACATTTGTTAAGATGAgccttttatatatagaatgcaatttttgaaatatatatatatatatatatattataaagtaATCCAccaacaaaaatggaaaaagtgaaagctgaaaaaaaaattttgaaaagtgcAACATAAGACAGCATGTTGTTCGGTTGTTGCCATCTGTCATGTTAATAGACGAATTTATAAAAGCAGTCGGTGATGACGAGATGATGGTGAGGCCATGATTGTCCCAATTCATATTCATTCACCCCATTCTATTTCTGGTgacaaaatttatttcatttcctATTTATGTACATCTTCTTCTCTCTAAGCTATCCATCTTCACGTGCAttcatatattattttgaaacaatacaatacaatacaatccaatagttttttttttttagaattctaagtattttaacacatacacaagaagagagaggagaaggTTTCTTTGGTTTTAAACCTCTATAACTCATACTCATTTTCTAATGTGGGATtaacccactattttttttttttttttttagaatactagtattttaacacacacacacacacaaggggagaggggagaaagttttaaagaaactaacagtggtgtatatctaaaagagtccaactcttggatacacagcACAAGTTTTAAACCTCTATAACTTACACTCATTTTCTAATATGAGATTAacccacttttttttcttttgagaatactaagggtacgtttggtacactgaatgtggattacaaTAGGAAtgataatctttattactaggaataaaatgtgttgtaatggaataactaaacctattaattagtttggttgtgagttgtaacattagaataaaacttatgatctatttaggaaatatctcattcatacaaatatatttcctagaaaataatatattttaaatttttgagagatgagttattttttgatgattttttatttccataattgttagctggatatggaaagtttatttatttgaaaatatattaatattagaaattattacatctactaagaaatagctattacaactcttttagagaggaatagttattcttcattttaaagaatagctatttatAATGAATGACTAtttcttgtaataaaaatataatcaaactattgaatagctaaatcttaggaataactattacattatagTGCTTATTACAAtttaccaaacgtgccctaagtattttaaaacacacacacacacaaaagaggAGAGGGGAGAAGAttttaaagaaactaaaaattgtatatatccaaaagggtctaactcTTAGATGCATAGCAGGTTTTAAATCTCTATAACTTATACTCATTTTCTAATGTGggattagctcaactggtaatgTTTCTgattgttgaataagagatctaggattTAATCACCGTCTACACctaaaactgattggtgtcttgatctgataataaagaactatAATCAGAAATAGACGCCATATtttgaaactctctctaaaaaaaaaaaaaattgatggtaCAATACAATAGTTAATACTTtgataagaatttttttttctttccatctttTACAGACTTAAATTTTTGGGAAATTGTTGTTGTGCACACAATACACACAACACTTACTAtatttaaaacacaatttcatttataaatttaaaatagtaaaCACAATTACACAGTTTAGTTGAAATCGTATTTTAAACCCAaggttttaattaatatatagcATACAAACTGTACACACTACGCCAATGTGTAATTAACAATGATCTAAACTTTTGGGTGCCGTAAGAGCCTTTGttttctctgatttttttttaaggttctgtttacattatcaaaatttattgttttagaaTAAAAGGCTCCTCATTGAAATTAACTAggcctctttgttttttttaataggtcCATTCTaggagtcttttgggttaaaattgcaaattttaaagttaatttgcGTTATAGCTACTGTTCGAAGTTAATTGGGGAACTGAGGAGAGAgattgaatttcggcaatggcgttgccgaaattcagccaaaaaagcAGGAGAGAGAATAAGGTTACCGAAATTCAATCAGAAagcaggagagaggagagagaataataaaaaagtaggagagaggagagagaataactaaaaagcaggagagaggagagagaataaccaaaaaaaaaaaaatttcccccacaatttcggtaatgccattgccgaaattgttggggaaatttttttttttccccacaattttGGTAACACAATTTCGATAATCCCAttgctgttttctctttttttttttttttttttatttacttacatttacggcaacgctattgccgaaataaggggattgccgaaaatgtgaaaaaaaaagaaaaaaaggagaaaaggattACGGCAAcgggattgccgaaataggaaaaaaaaattcccctgtttcggcaataccattgccgtaaatgtaaataaaaaataaaaaataaaaaataataaaaaaaaaaagagaaaaggattaCAGCAATCCCATTGCCGTAATAGGAGGAAATATCTATTTCAgcaatagcgttgccgtaaatgtaaataaatgtaaataaataaataaaaattgcggaaaaataatttcccctaTTTCGGTAATAGCattgccgtaaatgtaaataaataaataaaaagagaaaacagcaatgggattgccgaaattgaggaaaaattaaataattttcccctatttcggcaatagcgttgccgtaaatgtaaataaataaataaaaaaaaaataaaaaaaaaaagagaaaacagcaatgggattgccgaaaatgtgggaaaaaaaaaattttccccaacaatttcggtaatgccattgcctAAATTgttggggaaaattttttttttccccacaatttcggtaatgccattgccgaaattgtggaggaaaaaaaaattttttttttcccacaatttcggtaatgccattgccgaaattgttggggaaaattttttttttccccccacaatttcggtaatgacattgctgttttttttttttttttttttttacatttatggcaacgctattgccgaaatagggggaaattatttaatttttcctcaatttcgGCAGTGCCATTGCTGAAATTGTGggaaagaaaggagaaaaggattacggcaatagcgttgccgtaaatgtgagaaaaaaaaagtacaaaagaattaaaaataaaaaataaaggagaaagATATAAAAAAGTACACATATTAttctttcaatatatttttgacTGAACTAGTTTGGTTTGTCACGTTCTTTTAGAAATAGATAaggatagattcaagtacaCTGGTACATTGAATCTTTTTCTAAAAtgcacgctgtaaacaaaaacaaaaaaaagtacatagattcttatagaACGAAAAAATGACTGatgtgcacgctgtaaacaaaaaaaacaaagaaagtacgGATTCTtaccatagaaaagaaaaaatgattgatgtgcacactataaaccaaaaaaagtaaagaaagtaccTAAATTCTtacaatatagaagaaaaaaattattgatgtgtacacagtaaaccaaaaaagcaaagaaagtacatataTTCTTACACtacggaaaaaaaaatgattgatgtgcacgctttaaaaaaaaaaacaaagaaagtacatagattcttacatTTACATGTacgttgtaaacaaaaaaaagcaaagaaagtaaaccaaaaaagacaaagatTCAATCAACCAATCACCTCAACTCCTCAtctcatttgatttttattctctgcaaaaaatatattttgccaCATCTAAATCTTTAACGTGATTCTTTTTTGTCTACTCCTCATCTCATCTCACCTCATCTCCATTCTTTTTTGTCTACTCCTCGTCTCATCTCCAACATGATTCTTTTTTGTCTACTCCTCATCTcaatatatagacacacacagacacaaaataaataaacgtaCACCCCAATCTAACTTGCAGTGCTAGAAAACATCATAGCATATGGAATTAGTACCATGTTCTTTCAAATAATACAAACTAACAATATGGTCCAACtcctaaaaacataattaaaaaaaaaaaaaaaaaaacaacagtcCAACTAATCCATTGAAGTAGATTGAATACTTATGTTGGGTCATTCAGTTTAGCCACTAGTGGAGCCAGCCACAGTTCGAGTGGGGCATGTTCTTCTATTATGGCCTTCTTGCCTACAGAGACTACACAATGGCCTTGGTTGATGCTCTGCCCCTTCGTCCATTTCATTTCGAAGTCGAGTTGTTCTTGGTCGACCTTTTTCACGGCGCAACTTGACATTAGGATACAAGACCGGGAAATTAGGCTCATTCCAATGTACACTGTCCTGAACTATGCGAAATCTAGGTGCATAACAAGCAACTTGTTCTTCCAAATGGTAGCAACGGTCGATATATCGCATTGCAGAGATGCCTTGATATTTACACACGGCAATGACATGTGAGCACGGAATCTTATAAACCTGCCATTTTTGACAACTACAAGTGTTCTGCCTCAAATTTACCTCATGACGATGATTACCCCTATATGCAGAGTTAGGGTTTATTGGTGTTCTGACTTCAAACAGACCATCTTCATGACTGAACACGGTAACTGAATGCTTTGGTgcctttttttcccatttattgaatttattctTTGCATAGGTTGTAATGCGTTCACCGGCAGTAACCTCTGCACATGCCTTAGTATACCGATCGGCAAAGTAGGCGACACAACAATAGTATGTAAGTTCAACTAATGCAGTTATGGGCAGATTTCTAGCACTCTTTAGAATTCCATTGAAGCTTTCAGACAAGTTTGTGGTCATTGCCCCATAACGATGTCCACCATCGTATGCTAACGTCCACTTTTCCACTAGCATTTCCCTTAAATACTTCTCACCATCTGCACTTAATTGAGTAATTCTATCCCTGGTGATTTGATACTTTCGTAACTGATTCTCCATGCCTGCCCACATTACCATAGCCTTCAagtttttattcccaatttgttGATTGAAATTGCTAGCCACATGGCGAAGGCAAAAACGATGATACCAACGTGTTGATTGACATATAGTCCGTATCGCTGCCATTATACCAGGATGACGATCAGATATGACACATAACCCTTCTCGATTAGTGGAAAAAGTCTGTTGTCACCATCCCAAGTTGATGCAATCAGTAACGTACCTTTATACTTACCATATAGGAAAGTTCCATCTATACTAATCACTGGCCTACAATGTTGAAAACCTTCAATTGATGGACCAAAAGCCCAGAACACTCTCTCGAATATCGCACAGCCTGGCATAGTAGCAGGTATTGTTCTCCAAATAACCCTGCTGTCCGGGTTTGAATCAGTCAAAGCTTTCAACCATTTTGGCAATAATTGGTAAGATTTGTCCCAATCACCAAACGCTCTACCAATTGCTTTCTCTTTTGCCTCCCACACCTTGAAATAAGAAGGCCTGTATTGGTACTTATTGTAAAGAGTCTGTTGAAGTGAAGCAATCTTTATGGTTGGATCATTTTTGACAACATCCCTCAACTCTTTCTCAATAACATGGGTGTCTAATTGCTCGTGATCTTGTGTGAGCGTAGACTCTGTACATGTGTGTGGACCATTGTACTTCCTAACCTCAAACAACCCATATGTAGCCCGGAAGCATGCTCGAAGACGCCAAGAACAATTTTTGCACCTTACAGACCAACATTCTGGATCTGACTCTCTTACACAAAATGTTTGGTTCCTCTTGATGTGATAGCGTTTAACAGCAACTTGTAGTTCATCCTTATCGACAAAAAGCAAGCCCACATAAAACTCTTGGGTAGGGTCCCAAATACTCTGAGTGGGCTTTTCAAATGGTGGGGTTGGATCAATTATATTATCCCACGTGTTCTGTGAAAAGCTTAGTGATGAAGGTTGATGGACTCCCATAGTTGGACTGCTTTCATGATTACCTTCATTTGGAGGCTCCTATTCATCTCCAATATCATCAAGGACCTCATCGTCATCAAGTTGGTCATCACTATCCATAGTCCGCATCCTTTCTGATAATGTATGGACCGCATTTTCAGTAGTAGCAGCCATGCGATGTGTATCATTAGGATCATTAGCAGCTCTCTGAGAGGCGGTTTGGTCATACTGAGCTTCAAACTCAAAACAAGTAGTCTCTTGTGTGACATGCTCAGTTGGATTATCATAGTCAGCATCACTGTTGGAAATTAGCCGAGAAGGAACATGTTGGTCCTCAGTTGCAACATGGGTATATGGAGAATGATAGTTAGCACCGCCAATGTTGATTGGAGAATGAGCCGCATCTTGAGAATAATGACCAATATGAGTGGCATATGGATCATGGAAGTGCCCGCCATGTGAATAACTAAACGATGCACTCGGTCCTTCGTTGGCATATCGAATGGGGAAAACATCTCGGTGGCTTCTTATAGGCTCTACACCCACGTATAACTCTGCACCTACAAATCCATATTGGCGGTCTAACATATCGAATATTGCATTGACACCATTATCATCTGCTACCAAAACTTGCTGGTAAGTCACAGGATGTGGATGACATTGAAATGGAAATCTATACCAAATAGTCAATTTTGAATCTTCTCTGTTTATATGAAGCGTGGATGCTACTCTATCACATAGATCTTCAAATGTAACACCCCGGCTTAATGGAAGCATAGAAGGAGGTGGCCCTTCATaataaaccccattttctccatgtttAATTATTCCACCGGAATGgatgagaaaaatgaacaacttttctgcCATCTACAGTAAAgcataataatagtattaataaattaacaCAACACAACCATTACAATGCAATACAAGAAGGtaatccattaaaaatattcactgataataatagtattaaacATACGTGTATATTATAGGCTAACAAACTAAGTATTTCTTTAAGGAAATATAcgtcaattttgaaatttaggcAAGAATTcatgaataaataatttaaaacatatcaTACAAATCAGTTCATGTTGCAAAACACATAATACAGAAACAAgatttgcatgaacaaataatttaacaaaaaaaagattttcatgCTTAGCTATGCccctaaaacatatcaacatgaatattataaaaagaaaagtaactaCTTAAGAAATATAACTCACCTTCTAAGAGATAACGAACGGATAGATATTTGCAAGTGTTGTTACTTATAGTTGTTTGGAGAATATATGGCACGCATGATTTGAAAATGGTTGGTAAAATTATGAGGGGAACAAGAGTGGAGAAGAAGGTTGATGGAATTTATAGGGGAAAAAGAGTAGAAAATAAGAACGGTGGAAATTTCAGTGACATTAGTACTGTTTAAATAGGATGCAAGTTTCATATCAGTTAAATTCAGTGACATTATAGGGTACTTTTACCATAAAAGAACATGACAAACAAAACTCCTTCGGTCAAAAAAGTACTGAAAGAATCTCTGCAATGTCACAAATACTGAAAGAATCTCTGCAATGCCACTGCAATGCCATtgtacttgaatctatccttatagggtttttttttttatatgtgtaCTTTTTTATCAATCTCTCTCCACTATTTCGGCAAcaaaaaaatactgaaagaaTCTCTACAATGCCACAAATACTGAAAAGAATCTTTGCAATGTCATtgtacttgaatctatccttatagggtactttttttcatatgcgtacttttttttttttatatctctctcctctatttcggcaatgtcattgccacaaACCAGATGAGATAAGGAGTTGAAGTGATTGGTTGattgactttttgttttattttttttactttctttgctttttttgttcACAGCGTGCacgtaagaatctatgtactttctttactttttttttttttttgttaacagCGTgtacatcaatcaatttttttcttctatattgtaagaatctatatactttctttgcttttttttttttggtttatagtgtgcatatcaatcattttttcttttctattgtaagaatctgtatactttctttgttttttttttttttttttttgtttacaacgtGCACATCagtcaatttttttcttctataagaatctatgtacttttttttgtttttgtttacagcgtgcacTTTAGAATAAGAATCAATGTACGAGAGGCTGTGGAgaataagaatctatgtacttttttttgtctttgacaCTTTTACGAGAGTTTGGAAGAGAGGCTGtggagaatgaaaataaaaatgtacacCACAGTAGCCATcatgcaaaggaaaaaagatttaCCAAAGGAAAAATGTACACATTTCTTGTTTTCACAAAGGTCTTACGGTTAGTAGTATAATGTGCTATGTATACTATTTAGGCATaatattttttgctacaatgatgcataaataatgataatactttaatatatttttaataaacagTCATTTTACATTTATTAGTGATTGCGACGATGAGGTACATTCAATTTTTGTTGCGTTCCACAACATGGAGGATGCCTATTTTCTCGTTGTGGGTACCTTCGTGCTT of the Quercus robur chromosome 10, dhQueRobu3.1, whole genome shotgun sequence genome contains:
- the LOC126703818 gene encoding uncharacterized protein LOC126703818, encoding MAAIRTICQSTRWYHRFCLRHVASNFNQQIGNKNLKAMVMWAGMENQLRKYQITRDRITQLSADGEKYLREMLVEKWTLAYDGGHRYGAMTTNLSESFNGILKSARNLPITALVELTYYCCVAYFADRYTKACAEVTAGERITTYAKNKFNKWEKKAPKHSVTVFSHEDGLFEVRTPINPNSAYRGNHRHEVNLRQNTCSCQKWQVYKIPCSHVIAVCKYQGISAMRYIDRCYHLEEQVACYAPRFRIVQDSVHWNEPNFPVLYPNVKLRREKGRPRTTRLRNEMDEGAEHQPRPLCSLCRQEGHNRRTCPTRTVAGSTSG
- the LOC126703819 gene encoding uncharacterized protein LOC126703819; protein product: MGVHQPSSLSFSQNTWDNIIDPTPPFEKPTQSIWDPTQEFYVGLLFVDKDELQVAVKRYHIKRNQTFCVRESDPECWSVRCKNCSWRLRACFRATYGLFEVRKYNGPHTCTESTLTQDHEQLDTHVIEKELRDVVKNDPTIKIASLQQTLYNKYQYRPSYFKVWEAKEKAIGRAFGDWDKSYQLLPKWLKALTDSNPDSRVIWRTIPATMPGCAIFERVFWAFGPSIEGFQHCRPVISIDGTFLYGKYKGTLLIASTWDGDNRLFPLIEKGYVSYLIVILV